In Anaerolineales bacterium, the following proteins share a genomic window:
- a CDS encoding TlyA family RNA methyltransferase has protein sequence MPKQRADLLLVQRGLAETRSQAQRLLMAGQVRVNGQLVDKAGALLPEDAAMELAARPPFVSRGGEKLQAALDGFAISVEGWVAADVGSSTGGFTDCLLQRGAAKVYAIDVGKGQLHWQLRQDGRVVVMEETNARNVAALPELVDGVVVDASFISLKTLLPVFQSWLKPGGQVVALIKPQFEAGKKEVARGKGVIRDASVHRRVLEDTLAFVSQRGLALRGLLRSPVLGPKGNVEFLLWAQQGAAAVTPDLDAVLAAPEPEGEDG, from the coding sequence ATGCCTAAACAACGCGCCGACTTGCTTCTGGTGCAGCGCGGCCTGGCCGAAACCCGCAGCCAGGCGCAGCGCCTGCTGATGGCCGGCCAGGTGCGCGTCAACGGCCAGCTGGTCGATAAGGCCGGAGCGCTGCTGCCGGAAGACGCCGCCATGGAGCTGGCGGCGCGGCCGCCTTTCGTTTCGCGCGGCGGCGAGAAGCTGCAGGCCGCTCTGGATGGCTTCGCTATCTCGGTGGAAGGCTGGGTGGCGGCCGATGTGGGCTCTTCAACCGGCGGCTTCACCGATTGCCTGCTGCAACGCGGCGCAGCCAAGGTGTACGCCATTGACGTGGGCAAAGGCCAGTTGCACTGGCAGTTGCGTCAGGATGGGCGTGTAGTGGTGATGGAAGAAACCAATGCCCGCAATGTAGCCGCCCTGCCAGAGCTAGTGGATGGCGTGGTAGTGGACGCTTCGTTCATCTCGCTCAAGACGCTGCTACCCGTATTTCAAAGTTGGCTGAAGCCAGGCGGCCAGGTAGTGGCGCTGATCAAACCGCAATTCGAGGCGGGCAAAAAAGAGGTCGCACGCGGCAAAGGCGTCATCCGTGATGCTAGCGTGCACCGCCGCGTGCTCGAAGATACGCTGGCCTTCGTCAGCCAGCGCGGCCTGGCGCTGCGCGGGCTGCTGCGCTCGCCCGTGCTCGGCCCCAAGGGAAATGTGGAGTTCCTGCTCTGGGCACAGCAGGGCGCGGCAGCCGTGACGCCGGACCTGGACGCGGTGCTGGCGGCGCCAGAGCCGGAGGGCGAAGATGGCTAA
- a CDS encoding MmcQ/YjbR family DNA-binding protein: MAKLQSHAGVLAYFLKKPGAGDSYPFGPGARVLKVGGKMFALIGEGEAQLTLNLKCDPEDALAQRAAYPQWVRPGYHMNKKHWNTVVVGEGLPDAVLREMIDQSYLLVVASLPKAVRATLES, from the coding sequence ATGGCTAAGCTACAGAGCCATGCGGGTGTACTGGCCTATTTTTTGAAGAAGCCCGGCGCCGGCGACAGCTATCCCTTTGGCCCGGGCGCCCGCGTGCTCAAAGTGGGCGGCAAGATGTTCGCCCTTATCGGCGAGGGCGAAGCGCAGCTCACCCTGAATCTCAAATGTGACCCTGAAGATGCGCTGGCGCAGCGCGCTGCCTACCCGCAGTGGGTGCGGCCGGGCTATCACATGAACAAAAAGCACTGGAATACGGTGGTGGTCGGCGAAGGTTTGCCTGATGCTGTGCTGCGCGAAATGATCGACCAGTCGTACCTGCTGGTGGTCGCCAGCCTGCCCAAAGCCGTGCGTGCCACACTGGAAAGCTAA
- a CDS encoding decaprenyl-phosphate phosphoribosyltransferase, with amino-acid sequence MLLALLKNMRPKQWAKNVLLFAGLVFDRQLTRLGPLQQTVLGFAFFCLLSSSVYLINDIVDVEADRRHPQKKHRPLASGALPMWLAVSAAAACILVALVGAFWLSPAFGILCVIYLALNFVYSAWLKHIAIIDVIVLALFYVIRVGAGVTLIDVVRFSPWLYVFTTFFALFLGIGKRRAEIKAKGGAHTRKVLAGYTEEFLDQLLLIVLSLAILTYSLYTFSAPNLPDNHSMMLTIPFVLYGFFRYLYLVQVKHSGEAPEDILFSDRPLQIDLVLWALTVLLIFYLA; translated from the coding sequence ATGCTGCTTGCTCTGCTCAAAAACATGCGCCCAAAACAATGGGCCAAGAATGTGTTGCTGTTTGCCGGGCTGGTGTTTGACCGCCAACTCACCCGGCTCGGCCCACTGCAGCAGACGGTGTTGGGCTTTGCGTTCTTCTGCTTGTTGAGCAGCAGCGTCTACCTCATCAACGACATTGTGGATGTGGAGGCCGATCGCCGCCACCCTCAGAAGAAGCACCGCCCGCTGGCCTCCGGGGCGCTGCCCATGTGGCTGGCGGTGAGCGCGGCAGCGGCCTGCATACTGGTGGCCCTGGTGGGCGCCTTCTGGCTCTCGCCAGCGTTTGGCATCCTGTGCGTGATCTATCTTGCGCTCAATTTCGTGTACTCGGCCTGGCTCAAGCACATCGCCATCATTGACGTCATCGTGCTGGCGCTGTTTTATGTCATCCGTGTCGGCGCGGGCGTCACGCTGATCGATGTGGTGCGTTTCTCGCCCTGGCTGTATGTATTCACCACCTTCTTTGCCCTGTTCCTCGGCATCGGCAAACGCCGCGCCGAAATCAAGGCCAAAGGCGGCGCGCACACGCGTAAAGTGTTGGCGGGCTACACCGAGGAATTTCTCGACCAACTACTGCTCATCGTGCTCAGCCTGGCCATTCTGACCTACAGCCTGTACACCTTCTCCGCCCCTAACCTGCCCGATAATCACAGCATGATGCTGACCATTCCCTTTGTGCTCTACGGCTTCTTTCGTTATCTGTATCTGGTGCAGGTCAAACATTCCGGTGAAGCGCCGGAGGATATTCTGTTCTCTGACCGCCCTCTGCAAATTGACTTGGTGCTGTGGGCGCTGACCGTCTTGCTAATTTTCTACCTCGCATGA